From Bradyrhizobium sp. NDS-1, the proteins below share one genomic window:
- a CDS encoding endonuclease/exonuclease/phosphatase family protein: MASVRFMTWNVHGTFNLNPKFDLEGVCSILRKWTPDVVALQEVDSRSRTDDPFAKLASVVGDHRVHAKSIVTEDGDYGQMLLSRFPFSGVPEIVDVSYREREPRRAIATDLLTPAGDVRVVATHLGLSIHERYAQAGALVSLVRPARTVVLGDFNDWFWVRSVRRVLAQVCPNRTRLRTFPSRLPLMRLDRIYATSDSRIGKVWTDAEARAYSDHLPVIADIEI, encoded by the coding sequence ATGGCGTCGGTGCGCTTCATGACGTGGAACGTGCATGGCACGTTCAATCTCAATCCGAAGTTCGATCTGGAAGGTGTCTGCTCCATCCTGCGCAAATGGACCCCCGATGTCGTCGCGCTCCAGGAGGTGGATTCGCGATCGCGGACAGACGATCCGTTTGCGAAGCTGGCGAGCGTCGTCGGCGATCACCGGGTGCACGCCAAGTCGATCGTCACCGAGGACGGCGATTACGGTCAGATGCTGCTGAGCCGCTTTCCATTCTCCGGCGTGCCCGAGATCGTCGACGTGTCGTATCGCGAGCGGGAGCCGCGCAGAGCGATTGCCACGGATTTGCTGACGCCTGCCGGCGACGTGCGCGTGGTGGCCACGCATCTCGGCCTGAGCATCCACGAACGCTATGCGCAAGCCGGGGCTCTGGTGAGCCTAGTGAGGCCGGCAAGGACCGTCGTCCTCGGCGACTTCAACGACTGGTTCTGGGTCAGATCGGTGCGGCGGGTGCTGGCGCAGGTCTGTCCAAACCGTACGCGGCTTCGAACTTTCCCGTCGCGCTTGCCGCTGATGCGGCTCGACCGCATCTACGCAACGTCCGACAGCCGGATCGGGAAAGTCTGGACCGACGCAGAGGCGAGGGCCTATTCAGACCATCTGCCTGTCATTGCAGACATCGAGATCTAG